In Osmerus mordax isolate fOsmMor3 chromosome 24, fOsmMor3.pri, whole genome shotgun sequence, the following are encoded in one genomic region:
- the LOC136932495 gene encoding selenocysteine insertion sequence-binding protein 2-like isoform X1, with protein MDKESKLSPAVQPFVPKTQRAFEPHQPGTPSSNPLNKQNPHQSEQSSRRSVSGASSRQRPSTTEGLRGDAENQHDYGNSRRSRGTTEPNTLRERSLCDQQMKDKNTNRRSLETQRKGFGGTRSAPISAERLKTAQPDKITFQVKMADFPELGIVAPGSPTLPSHEKPGGWRSVPQSSMPQPQSPAPMAKAALRKGQRPDSNRGVAFSETGPASSTVAPGRLSEAGSHISSSAPSVTSWANIASQPPKKLVLKERTSTSTISQREGTPVQQEEEASEKKKKRKKKKKSKAAGEQEVEESEDVLVHQEPPKLEDEEEFPDLAFAFASTPKVQNSTVMAKTNNEEIQKEQTGLQSSDQNKDKASAGKPLPSESKKGQTGGKKSKVPVQLDIGNMLAVLEKKQQTNKSMQDAKPVILSVGGALPVGHKNPPVQKKLPWQQDKVAHNPLDSTSPLIKKGKQREVPKAKKPTPLKKIILKEREERKQNRLLEERGLVPSSESSPVMATEEPCETADTTQEQLEDSADDESSPPGLAEDEEEDEVTKEAEEEREETSEKKEAESDDQTAPTLPCPPRRPKIHSRKFRDYCSQVLSKDVDECVTNLLKELVRFQDRLYQKDPMKARMKRRLVMGLREVLKHLKLRKIKCVIISPNCERSQYKGGLDEALHNIIDTCREQAVPFVFALSRKALGRCVNKAVPVSLVGVFNYDGAQDHYHKMIELSSEARRAYEVMIENLEMTSQAEQEDLEAHPSTEPQPPPCSEELEEPEYIKLWKKMLKNECNHKLLNFEEKYRSSSAASDSKAQMTEEEAS; from the exons ATGGACAAG GAAAGTAAATTGTCCCCAGCTGTTCAGCCCTTTGTACCGAAAACCCAGAGGGCCTTCGAACCCCATCAGCCTGGAACACCTTCCTCAAACCCCCTGAACAAACAAAACCCCCATCAGTCAGAGCAAAGTTCAAGAAG AAGCGTGTCAGGTGCTTCCTCCAGGCAGAGGCCGTCTACCACGGAGGGATTACGGGGTGACGCAGAGAACCAGCATGACTACGGCAACAGCCGTCGTTCCAGAGGGACTACGGAACCCAACACACTCAGAGAAAGATCTTTATGTGATCAGCAGATGAAG GACAAAAACACTAACAGGAGATCGCTGGAGACTCAGAGAAAAG GTTTTGGAGGGACTAGATCTGCCCCGATATCAGCCGAGAGATTGAAAACAGCACAACCCGACAAAATCACCTTCCAGGTGAAAATGGCAGATTTCCCTGAGTTGGGAATTGTGGCACCTGGAAGTCCGACACTTCCCTCCCATGAGAAACCCGGAGGTTGGAGGTCTGTCCCTCAATCATCCATGCCCCAACCTCAGTCACCAGCACCTATGGCAAAG GCGGCATTAAGAAAAGGGCAAAGACCCGACTCCAATCGGGGGGTCGCTTTCTCTGAAACTGGACCCGCTTCGTCAACCGTGGCACCAGGTCGCCTGTCTGAGGCCGGGTCCCATATCAGTAGCTCTGCTCCATCAGTGACCTCCTGGGCTAACATCGCCTCTCAGCCTCCAAAGAAACTGGTCCTGAAGGAGAGGACCAGTACCAGCACTATCTCCCAG AGGGAGGGAACGCCTGtgcaacaggaagaggaagcgtctgagaagaagaagaagaggaagaagaagaagaagtctaAGGCAgcaggggaacaggaagtggaggaatctgaggatgtgttggTTCATCAGGAGCCACCCAAGTTGGAG GATGAAGAGGAGTTTCCAGATCTGGCTTTTGCGTTTGCCAGCACCCCTAAAGTACAGAACTCTACTGTCATGGCAAAAACAAACAACGAG GAAAttcagaaggaacagactgGTCTTCAGTCAAGTGATCAAAACAAAGACAAAGCCAGTGCAGGGAAACCTCTCCCCTCAGAGAGTAAAAAGGGACAG ACTGGAGGGAAGAAGAGCAAGGTCCCTGTTCAGCTCGACATCGGAAACATGCTGGCGGTCCTGGAGAAGAAACAGCAAACCAATAAATCCATGCAGGACGCCAAGCCAGTCATCCTCTCAG TTGGTGGAGCCCTACCTGTtggccacaagaacccacctgTCCAAAAGAAGCTTCCGTGGCAGCAGGACAAGGTGGCCCACAATCCCCTGGACTCTACCAGTCCACTGATTAAGAAGGGCAAGCAGAGGGAAGTCCCCAAAGCCAAGAAGCCCACCCCCCTGAAAAAG ATTATTctgaaggaaagggaggagaggaagcagaaccgcctgctggaggagagagggttggtgCCCTCGAGTGAGTCCTCACCCGTCATGGCTACAGAGGAGCCTTGTGAAACAGCAGACACGACTCAGGAGCAACTAGAGGACTCTGCAG ATGACGAGAGCAGTCCCCCGGGCCTcgcggaggacgaggaggaggacgaggtgaCCAAAGaggccgaggaggagagggaggaaacctCTGAAAAGAAAGAGGCGGAATCAGACGATCAAACCGCTCCGAcgctgccctgccctccccgtCGGCCAAAAATCCACAGCCGGAAATTTCGAGA ttactGCAGCCAGGTGCTGAGTAAAGACGTGGACGAGTGTGTGACCAACCTGCTGAAGGAGCTGGTTCGCTTCCAGGACCGCCTGTACCAGAAGGACCCCATGAAGGCGCGGATGAAGAGGCGTCTGGTCATGGGCCTGAGAGAGGTCCTCAAGCACCTCAAACTCCGAAAGATCAAATGTGTTATCATCTCCCCCAACTGTGAACGCAGTCAGTATAAAG GTGGTCTGGATGAGGCTCTACACAACATCATCGACACGTGTCGAGAGCAGGCTGTTCCCTTTGTCTTTGCCCTCTCTAGGAAGGCTCTGGGCAGATGCGTCAACAAGGCCGTGCCTGTCAGTCTGGTGGGCGTCTTTAATTATGACGGGGCACAG GACCATTATCACAAGATGATCGAGCTGTCGTCCGAGGCGAGGAGGGCCTACGAGGTGATGATTGAGAACCTGGAGATGACCTCCCAGGCAGAGCAGGAAGATTTGGAGGCCCATCCCAGTACagagccccagccccctccctgctctgagGAACTTGAGGAACCCGAATACA TCAAATTGTGGAAGAAAATGCTGAAGAATGAATGCAACCACAAGCTCTTGAACTTTGAGGAGAAATACAGGTCTTCCTCCGCAGCCAGTGACTCTAAAGCACAGATGACGGAAGAGGAGGCGAGCTGA
- the LOC136932495 gene encoding selenocysteine insertion sequence-binding protein 2-like isoform X2, translating into MDKESKLSPAVQPFVPKTQRAFEPHQPGTPSSNPLNKQNPHQSEQSSRRSVSGASSRQRPSTTEGLRGDAENQHDYGNSRRSRGTTEPNTLRERSLCDQQMKDKNTNRRSLETQRKGFGGTRSAPISAERLKTAQPDKITFQVKMADFPELGIVAPGSPTLPSHEKPGGWRSVPQSSMPQPQSPAPMAKAALRKGQRPDSNRGVAFSETGPASSTVAPGRLSEAGSHISSSAPSVTSWANIASQPPKKLVLKERTSTSTISQREGTPVQQEEEASEKKKKRKKKKKSKAAGEQEVEESEDVLVHQEPPKLEDEEEFPDLAFAFASTPKVQNSTVMAKTNNEEIQKEQTGLQSSDQNKDKASAGKPLPSESKKGQTGGKKSKVPVQLDIGNMLAVLEKKQQTNKSMQDAKPVILSVGGALPVGHKNPPVQKKLPWQQDKVAHNPLDSTSPLIKKGKQREVPKAKKPTPLKKIILKEREERKQNRLLEERGLVPSSESSPVMATEEPCETADTTQEQLEDSADDESSPPGLAEDEEEDEVTKEAEEEREETSEKKEAESDDQTAPTLPCPPRRPKIHSRKFRDYCSQVLSKDVDECVTNLLKELVRFQDRLYQKDPMKARMKRRLVMGLREVLKHLKLRKIKCVIISPNCERSQYKGGLDEALHNIIDTCREQAVPFVFALSRKALGRCVNKAVPVSLVGVFNYDGAQVWHAHWSKTNQLSLMLL; encoded by the exons ATGGACAAG GAAAGTAAATTGTCCCCAGCTGTTCAGCCCTTTGTACCGAAAACCCAGAGGGCCTTCGAACCCCATCAGCCTGGAACACCTTCCTCAAACCCCCTGAACAAACAAAACCCCCATCAGTCAGAGCAAAGTTCAAGAAG AAGCGTGTCAGGTGCTTCCTCCAGGCAGAGGCCGTCTACCACGGAGGGATTACGGGGTGACGCAGAGAACCAGCATGACTACGGCAACAGCCGTCGTTCCAGAGGGACTACGGAACCCAACACACTCAGAGAAAGATCTTTATGTGATCAGCAGATGAAG GACAAAAACACTAACAGGAGATCGCTGGAGACTCAGAGAAAAG GTTTTGGAGGGACTAGATCTGCCCCGATATCAGCCGAGAGATTGAAAACAGCACAACCCGACAAAATCACCTTCCAGGTGAAAATGGCAGATTTCCCTGAGTTGGGAATTGTGGCACCTGGAAGTCCGACACTTCCCTCCCATGAGAAACCCGGAGGTTGGAGGTCTGTCCCTCAATCATCCATGCCCCAACCTCAGTCACCAGCACCTATGGCAAAG GCGGCATTAAGAAAAGGGCAAAGACCCGACTCCAATCGGGGGGTCGCTTTCTCTGAAACTGGACCCGCTTCGTCAACCGTGGCACCAGGTCGCCTGTCTGAGGCCGGGTCCCATATCAGTAGCTCTGCTCCATCAGTGACCTCCTGGGCTAACATCGCCTCTCAGCCTCCAAAGAAACTGGTCCTGAAGGAGAGGACCAGTACCAGCACTATCTCCCAG AGGGAGGGAACGCCTGtgcaacaggaagaggaagcgtctgagaagaagaagaagaggaagaagaagaagaagtctaAGGCAgcaggggaacaggaagtggaggaatctgaggatgtgttggTTCATCAGGAGCCACCCAAGTTGGAG GATGAAGAGGAGTTTCCAGATCTGGCTTTTGCGTTTGCCAGCACCCCTAAAGTACAGAACTCTACTGTCATGGCAAAAACAAACAACGAG GAAAttcagaaggaacagactgGTCTTCAGTCAAGTGATCAAAACAAAGACAAAGCCAGTGCAGGGAAACCTCTCCCCTCAGAGAGTAAAAAGGGACAG ACTGGAGGGAAGAAGAGCAAGGTCCCTGTTCAGCTCGACATCGGAAACATGCTGGCGGTCCTGGAGAAGAAACAGCAAACCAATAAATCCATGCAGGACGCCAAGCCAGTCATCCTCTCAG TTGGTGGAGCCCTACCTGTtggccacaagaacccacctgTCCAAAAGAAGCTTCCGTGGCAGCAGGACAAGGTGGCCCACAATCCCCTGGACTCTACCAGTCCACTGATTAAGAAGGGCAAGCAGAGGGAAGTCCCCAAAGCCAAGAAGCCCACCCCCCTGAAAAAG ATTATTctgaaggaaagggaggagaggaagcagaaccgcctgctggaggagagagggttggtgCCCTCGAGTGAGTCCTCACCCGTCATGGCTACAGAGGAGCCTTGTGAAACAGCAGACACGACTCAGGAGCAACTAGAGGACTCTGCAG ATGACGAGAGCAGTCCCCCGGGCCTcgcggaggacgaggaggaggacgaggtgaCCAAAGaggccgaggaggagagggaggaaacctCTGAAAAGAAAGAGGCGGAATCAGACGATCAAACCGCTCCGAcgctgccctgccctccccgtCGGCCAAAAATCCACAGCCGGAAATTTCGAGA ttactGCAGCCAGGTGCTGAGTAAAGACGTGGACGAGTGTGTGACCAACCTGCTGAAGGAGCTGGTTCGCTTCCAGGACCGCCTGTACCAGAAGGACCCCATGAAGGCGCGGATGAAGAGGCGTCTGGTCATGGGCCTGAGAGAGGTCCTCAAGCACCTCAAACTCCGAAAGATCAAATGTGTTATCATCTCCCCCAACTGTGAACGCAGTCAGTATAAAG GTGGTCTGGATGAGGCTCTACACAACATCATCGACACGTGTCGAGAGCAGGCTGTTCCCTTTGTCTTTGCCCTCTCTAGGAAGGCTCTGGGCAGATGCGTCAACAAGGCCGTGCCTGTCAGTCTGGTGGGCGTCTTTAATTATGACGGGGCACAGGTATGGCACGCACATTGGAGCAAAACAAACCAACTGTCACTGATGCTTTTGT GA